The DNA region CATAGAGCAATTCAAGCATGGCTTTGTCGCGAATGCCTTTGTCGTCGCTCTCATAAGGTTGGCCCAGCAGTAATTCAATCTCACCAAATGTCAAGACCTCCGGCGCTTTTTTCTCCACTTTTGGTGTAATTAACATCTCAGTGGGGTCTTTGCGGATGAGGTTTCGACGCATAAGGTACTGAAAAAAGGACCTAAGAGATGCCATATTTCTAGAGATGGTTGAGGATGCTCTTCCTCTATCTTCCATGTCTTTGATATAAGCATTCAGTTGGGTGCCTGTTATACCGCTTAACTCTTTGGTGTCGAAATGTCCTTGTACAAACGTAATAAAATGATTGACATCCCTATGGTAGGATTGAATTGTATTGTCCGATGCACCTTTTACTTGTTCCAGGTACTCGAGGAATTCCTTCACACTCAGATTCATGACTACGCCCTTCAAACTATAAGATGGTCTAATTATACCAAAGTCAGAGAAAAAAGTCGACTATTACCAAAATCTTTTTCATTTCACGTTTTATTTTGGTAAAAATCACAAAACTAAGTTTCACCTGACCATCTCTTTAATATAGATTACGTTGGTGCTTTCGTAACTATATTCTTAACATGGTCGTTCAACTATATAGTTTTGTTATTCAACAAGAAGAAGAAACCATAGGTCTCTTCTTCTTGGGCCGCCTCATTCTCATCTTCTCTAATAAGGCCCTTATGCTCTTTCCAAACTGACTTTGTAAGTCATTATGGCTGATATTGTTTTGTTGTCGGTCAAACGGCCATCAAGGACCATGTCGACCAGTTCATCTAATGTATAGCGTTCGATGGTGACGAATTCATCATCATCTAGGTTCTGTTTGCTTACGATCAGGTTCTTGGCCACAAAGATGTGGATGATCTCATCACAGATGCCGATGCTGGAGTAGAACTTGTACAAAAAGGTAACATCCTCTGAGGTGTAACCGATCTCTTCTTCCAGTTCTCTTTTGGCACATACCAGAGGATCTTCATCGGGTGCATCAAATACCCCGGCTGGAATCTCTAAGACATAGTCGTCACTGGCGTTTCTGTACTGCCTTACCATCACAATCTTGCCTTCATCATCGATGGGTATTACCGCTGAAGCACCGGGATGCATGATCAACTCCCACTCCACTTCCTTACCTGTAGGTGTTACCAGGCGGTCATGAAAAAGATGGACACGCTTACCCTTGTGAATCTCGGTACGCTTAATGCGTCTGAACTTGTTTTCCATAGGTCCTCCTTATTTGAAACTTTTGGTCTTGTCATAACAAGCCACCATGGCTTCTATGATGCTGCTCTTGAAGCCGTTTTTCTCAAGGACTCTCACCGCTTCAATGGTGGTGCCCCCCGGTGAACATACTGCGTCTTTGAGTGCGGCCGGATGGGTCTTGGTCTCAAGTACCATCTTAGCAGCTCCTAGCATAGATTGAGCGGCTAACTCATAACTGATCTGTCTTGGCAATCCGATGAGGACACCGGCATCTGCCATGGCTTCAATCATCATAAAACCGTAGGCCGGTGAACTACCCGATATGGGTACAACCATATCCAGTTGATGCTCCGTAAGCTCAATACCTCGGCCAAAAGAAGTGAAGAAATCCCGTATAAAATCCATTTCCTCTTGTGTATAAGCATCATGGGAAAAACAATACCCACTCATGCCTTCCAGAACAAGGGCCGGTGTGTTTGGCATACAGCGTACCACTCTGGTTTTTTCGCCTAGGGCGTGTTTGATATGTTCAATGGTGATGCCCGGTGCGATGGATAAGATGATCTGACTTGGCTTGACATGACTGCGTATGTCTTCCATGACATCTTTTAAGTACTGAGGCTTAACCGCCAGTACAATAATATCAACAGACTTCGTCAGGCTAATATTAGTTGCTTCGTAGGTTATGCCTGTTTCTTCTTTGATCTGTTCCATCATGGCCTTGTTGATGTCTGTATAGGTCAGGTTGGTCTTGTCCAGTTTGGTGGATGCGCCTTTTAACATGGCCGATCCCATATTTCCAATGCCGATGAATCCAATCTTCATAGTACCTGCCTCCTTGTTCTATGGGCTTAAACGGAGAGTTCCGCTTTTTTTCCTAATATGGCTTTGTTCGCTTCAAGTATAGGCTCTACATAGCCGGTTATGAAGTCAACCACTTGCTCAGGTGCGCGACCGACAAAGTTCTCCGGTTCTAAGATGGCGTAGATCTCTTCTTCTGTCATCTTGAACTGAGAATCTGCCAATATCCGTTCTATGAGATCATTGGGCTTACCTTCCATCTTCACTTGCTTACCGGCTTCCATAGAATGGGTCCGAATGAGCTCATGGAGTTCTTGCCTGTCGCCCCCTCTTTTGACCCCTTCCATCATGATGATCTCTGTGGCCATAAAAGGCAGTTCGCTCATGACACGGTTACGTATAACCTTAGGATATACCACAAGGCCGTCAACCACGTTCATGAAGATCTCAAGTATAGCGTCAACGGCAAGAAAGGCTTCCGGTATGGCCAAACGCTTGTTGGCACTGTCATCTAAAGTACGCTCAAACCACTGGGTTGAAGCGGTGATGGCCGGATTAAGGGCGTTACATATTACATGTCTTGCTAAAGAAGAGATGCGCTCTGTACGCATAGGGTTACGCTTATAGGCCATAGCGGAAGATCCAATCTGACTTTTCTCAAAAGGCTCTTCCATTTCTTTTAGATTCTGCAACAGGCGCATGTCGTTGCTGAACTTATAGGCGGACTGTGCGATTCCGCTTAAGACATTCAGGAACTGCGAATCTAACTTCCTAGGGTATGTCTGTCCTGTAACCGGATAGGAGGAAGTGTAACCTACTTTCTTAGCGATGATTTCATCTAATTTTTTGACTTTCTCATGATCGTTCTCAAAAAGACTGAGGTAAGTTGCTTGGGTGCCTGTGGTGCCTTTAGCGCCTCTTAGGAGTCTTTTGGAGAGCTGATGGTTCATATCTTCAAGGTCAAGCAAAAGGTCTTCTAACCATAGACAGGCGCGCTTACCAACGGTGGTGAGTTGAGCCGGTTGAAAATGGGTAAAACCCAAAGTCGGCATATCTTTGTAAGTCATGGCAAAGGTCCCTAATTTGTCAATGACATTAATCAGCTTGTCTCTTAGTAAGGAGAGGGCTTCATTCATGATGATGATGTCTGTGTTATCACCAACATAACAGCTGGTAGCACCCAAGTGAATGATTGGCTTGGCTTTTTTGGCTTGTTCACCGTAAGCATATACATGGGCCATGACATCATGACGGACTTCTTTTTCCCTCGCTATAGCAACATCATAATTAATATCCTCTGCAAAAGCCTTGAGTTCTTCTATCTGTTCATCGGTTATGTCCAGTCCCAGTTCCTTCTCAGCTTCTGCCAAAGCAATCCATAGCTTACGCCAGGTCTTGAACTTCTTGTCCGGCGAGAAAAGGTAGAGCATCTCCGGGCTGGCGTATCTAGATCCTAGTGGGGTTTCATATGTAGTGTTCATATTGGTATCCTTTCAGCTTGATGATGGGTTAAGGTCTTACTTATTCTTAATGATTATCTTAGAATAGTATAGCACATAATCGGGTTTTTGTGGTTAAGGTAATGTGGAAATAGACTAAGAAAAATCCTTCTTAGTCTATCCTTCTTAGTCTATCACGCCTATATCGCTTAAATATTATTGAGCCATTTCTTCTTGGTGATCAAGTCGCTCGATGTATTTATGAATGGATACCAACTCGATGCAAACACATAAGATCTCAATGGCTTTTTCAAGTTCATCCATAGGCGGAAAAGTAGGTGCAATACGAATGTTACGGTCAAACGGATCCTTACCATAAGGATAGGTCGCTCCGGCCGGTGTCAGCTTGAGGCCAACGGATTCTGCCATCTCTACCACTTCCTTGGCGCATCCGTCCATTACGTCTAGATTGATGAAATAACCACCTCTTGGTACACTCCAGGTTGCAATCTGACGGTCTGTTAGCTTCTCATCTAGAATCTTAAGGACCAGATCAAACTTAGGCTTAATAATCTGAGCGTGTTTTTTCATATGGTTCTTGACGCCTTGAAGGTCTTTTAAAAAAGCTGAATGCCTGTATTGGTTAATCTTATCGGATCCTATGGTCTGAACACCCATGATGCCCAGTATAAAGTCGATGTTGTTCTTACTGGCTGCCATGGCTGCAACAGAGGCACCGGCAAAGGTCACTTTGGACATGGAGGTGAAAAGATAAGGACGGTCCTGTGTACCTGCTGCTTTACAAGCTTCCATGATATTCATAAGGGGCTCTGTATCGTTATATAGTTCATGAACCACATAAGCGTTGTCCCAGATGATTCTAAAATCCGTCGCAGCTGTCTTCATCTTCGCCAAACGCTCCACAACACGGTCCGAATAGGTAATGCCTGTTGGATTAGAGAACTTAGGTACACACCAGATGCCTTTGATGGTAGGGTCGTTTGCTACTAGGGCTTCTACCTGATCCATATCCGGTCCTTCGTCTGTCATATCTATGTTGATCATCTCCATACCGAATTTTTGGCATATGGCAAAATGTCTGTCATAGCCCGGTACAGGGCATAGGAATTTGAGGTCTTTTATGTGACACCATGGTGTTTCTTCTTCGGATGTACCAAAGAGCATGACTTTTGCCAGGGTGCTGTACATCATATTCAAGCTAGAATTGCCACCAATGATGATCTCTGAGGGATCTACTTCCAATAATTCTGCAAAAAGTTGCTTTGTCTGTGGTATACCGTCTAAGGTACCATAGTTTCTGAAATCGTCGTTCGGGTTCTTTTCAAGGGGTATCTTAATATCTAACAAGGCGTTAGAGAGATCCAACTGATCGGAACAAGGTTTGCCACGGGCCATATTCAGATCGTGGTTTTCGCTCTCGTATCTTTTCAACTGCTGTTCCAGCTCAAGACGTAGCGCATCTAAGGATTCTTTTGAAAATTGAGAGTAGTATGCCATAAGCCCTCCTAAAAATTACATAGGTATAAGGTTAAAGCGTCAAAACATTGTTAAGACCATTTAACCTTAAAGCCGTTTGTTAGAAACAGCTTATATATAGAATAGCATGTTTTGCAGGATTTGAAAAGTGTTTTTTCATTTATCAGGCTATTATTCCTATATATCTGGTTTATTTTTTGGTTTATTGCAGGAAAGTCTTTTTATAGATTCAAATGTCTTGTTTGTTTATGCGTATAATTGGTATTTAAAAAGGCGTTATCTATAATAGATAACGCCTTAACATTATTTAGCGTATTCAATGGATCTGGTTTCCCTGATTACGTTGACCTTAATCTGGCCTGGGTATTCAAGTTCTTCCTCGATCTTTTTAGCAACTTCCCTAGCGAGTAACACCGTTTCTAAATCTGTTGTTTGGTCCGGTATTACCATTATTCGAATCTCTCTACCTGCCTGTATAGCAAACGATTTTTCTACACCTTTAAATTCATCAGCAATTTCTTCTAGTTTTTGTAGTCTTTGGATGTATGTATGTAATGTCTCTCTCCTAGCTCCCGGTCTTGCAGCGGATATTGTGTCTGCCGCTTGTACGAGAACAGATATGAGGTTCGTTGGTTCTACATCACCGTGATGTGATTCCACAGCATTGATGACAACTTCCGATTCCTTGTATTTTCTACACAAATCTGCTCCGATGGATATATGAG from Petrocella atlantisensis includes:
- a CDS encoding aminotransferase class I/II-fold pyridoxal phosphate-dependent enzyme, translated to MAYYSQFSKESLDALRLELEQQLKRYESENHDLNMARGKPCSDQLDLSNALLDIKIPLEKNPNDDFRNYGTLDGIPQTKQLFAELLEVDPSEIIIGGNSSLNMMYSTLAKVMLFGTSEEETPWCHIKDLKFLCPVPGYDRHFAICQKFGMEMINIDMTDEGPDMDQVEALVANDPTIKGIWCVPKFSNPTGITYSDRVVERLAKMKTAATDFRIIWDNAYVVHELYNDTEPLMNIMEACKAAGTQDRPYLFTSMSKVTFAGASVAAMAASKNNIDFILGIMGVQTIGSDKINQYRHSAFLKDLQGVKNHMKKHAQIIKPKFDLVLKILDEKLTDRQIATWSVPRGGYFINLDVMDGCAKEVVEMAESVGLKLTPAGATYPYGKDPFDRNIRIAPTFPPMDELEKAIEILCVCIELVSIHKYIERLDHQEEMAQ
- the purB gene encoding adenylosuccinate lyase, with translation MNTTYETPLGSRYASPEMLYLFSPDKKFKTWRKLWIALAEAEKELGLDITDEQIEELKAFAEDINYDVAIAREKEVRHDVMAHVYAYGEQAKKAKPIIHLGATSCYVGDNTDIIIMNEALSLLRDKLINVIDKLGTFAMTYKDMPTLGFTHFQPAQLTTVGKRACLWLEDLLLDLEDMNHQLSKRLLRGAKGTTGTQATYLSLFENDHEKVKKLDEIIAKKVGYTSSYPVTGQTYPRKLDSQFLNVLSGIAQSAYKFSNDMRLLQNLKEMEEPFEKSQIGSSAMAYKRNPMRTERISSLARHVICNALNPAITASTQWFERTLDDSANKRLAIPEAFLAVDAILEIFMNVVDGLVVYPKVIRNRVMSELPFMATEIIMMEGVKRGGDRQELHELIRTHSMEAGKQVKMEGKPNDLIERILADSQFKMTEEEIYAILEPENFVGRAPEQVVDFITGYVEPILEANKAILGKKAELSV
- the proC gene encoding pyrroline-5-carboxylate reductase, with the translated sequence MKIGFIGIGNMGSAMLKGASTKLDKTNLTYTDINKAMMEQIKEETGITYEATNISLTKSVDIIVLAVKPQYLKDVMEDIRSHVKPSQIILSIAPGITIEHIKHALGEKTRVVRCMPNTPALVLEGMSGYCFSHDAYTQEEMDFIRDFFTSFGRGIELTEHQLDMVVPISGSSPAYGFMMIEAMADAGVLIGLPRQISYELAAQSMLGAAKMVLETKTHPAALKDAVCSPGGTTIEAVRVLEKNGFKSSIIEAMVACYDKTKSFK
- a CDS encoding NUDIX hydrolase, with product MENKFRRIKRTEIHKGKRVHLFHDRLVTPTGKEVEWELIMHPGASAVIPIDDEGKIVMVRQYRNASDDYVLEIPAGVFDAPDEDPLVCAKRELEEEIGYTSEDVTFLYKFYSSIGICDEIIHIFVAKNLIVSKQNLDDDEFVTIERYTLDELVDMVLDGRLTDNKTISAIMTYKVSLERA